In the Immundisolibacter sp. genome, TTCTCGTACTGCACCCAGTGGCCGCACTGGGAAAATACGATCATCCGCGCGTTATCGCACTCCTGCATGATTTCCATGCCGGATTCGACCGGGCAGGCGCGGTCGTCGCGACCCCACAGCACCATGGTCGGCAGGTTTTTAAGGATGTTCAAACGCGGGCGCAGATCACCGATGGACAGGGTCTGGAACACCCGTGGCGGCTGGGTGACGGCCACTTCGTAGCGTTCGTCGACCAGTTGGTCGGTTACGTCGGCGGCAGAATAGGCCATGAATTCCAGAAAGCGGCGCAGCTTGTCCTTGCTGAAACCGCCTTCCTCCTGGCCCAGGGCCTTGAGCATCTGAATGGCGGGCATGGCGAGGTAGCGTTCCATTGGACCGATGCCGCCGGGACCCATCACGACGAGCTTCTTAACCCTCGGCAAAAAATCCTGCGAGAAGCGGATGGACATGGCGCCACCCATCGAGTTGCCGACCAGTGTCACCTTATCCAGCTTAAGGTGATCGAACAGCTTGATCAGGCACTCCATCAGGGTCTCGAAGTCGAAATTGCCGTCGGCTGGCTTGGACGACAGGCCGTAACCGAGGGCATCGGGAGCGATGGCCCGGTAACCGGCATCGGCGAATACTTG is a window encoding:
- a CDS encoding alpha/beta fold hydrolase, coding for MDYQYNKVANYADMGNGNTLHYHDIGQGEPVIFLHGGGQGAGGWTNWQHNLQVFADAGYRAIAPDALGYGLSSKPADGNFDFETLMECLIKLFDHLKLDKVTLVGNSMGGAMSIRFSQDFLPRVKKLVVMGPGGIGPMERYLAMPAIQMLKALGQEEGGFSKDKLRRFLEFMAYSAADVTDQLVDERYEVAVTQPPRVFQTLSIGDLRPRLNILKNLPTMVLWGRDDRACPVESGMEIMQECDNARMIVFSQCGHWVQYEKAKLFNKLCLDFLKE